The window ACTGCATGATGTCGTTGAAGACACGGCGGTGACATTACAAGAAATTGAAGGAGAATTTGGCTTAGATGTTGCGCGCATTGTCGATGGCGTTACAAAGATCAGCCAAATGCGTGATCGCCGCGTAGAACTTGATAGTACTCGGTCATTAGAAAATATCCGTAAGCTTCTGGTGGCAATGGCAAAAGATGTTCGAGTTATTCTTGTAAAATTGGCTGATCGATTGCACAATATGAGAACTATCAAAGCGTTACCGCATAATAAGCAGATACGGATAGCTCGAGAAACGCTAGATATCTATGCCCCGATTGCCGATCGACTTGGGATGGGTGATGTGAAAGCCGAGCTGGAGGATTTGGCCTTTGCTGTTCTCGAGCCAGATAAATATCGAGTGCTCAAAAAGGAGGCTGCACTAAAAATTGCGCGAGGTCGTAAGGCGTTAGAGAGGGTGGTACCAAAAATTCAAGAACAATTAGATAGTCAGGATATAGAAGCCAAGATCGAGTTCAGAGTTAAGCACCTCTATAGCCTACACCGCAAGCTTGTGAAGTATGATAATGACTTTACCCGCATTCGTGATCTGATTGCGATGCGCATCATTACTAAAGAAATAGAGGATTGCTATCGGATATTAGGTATTATTCATAGCCTTTATTCTCCGCTACCACATTACATTAAGGATTATATTGCCGTACCAAAGCCCAATGGGTATCAGTCGGTTCATACAACAGTGTTAGGTAATAGGGATATTTTTGAAGTGCAGATTCGTACAGCACTCATGCATGATTATGCCGAACATGGTTTAGCGGCACACTTTCACTATGATGGACAAAAAAATACTCAAGCCTATTTAAGCGGTGGGACACCAGCAATTTCCAAGAAATATAAATGGGTACAAAATTTACTCGATTGGCAAGAACAATTAACAGATAATAGTAAGCTACAGGAGGGATTTAAGCTAGACTTATTTAATGAGCGTATTTTTGTATTCTCACCAAAAGGCGATTTATATGATTTACCTCGTGGTGCTACGCCGGTTGATTTTGCATTTCAAATCCATACTCAGTTGGGTCTATCATGTCGCGGGGCAAAAGTTAATGGGCGAATTGCATCGCTTGAACAGCCATTGGAGAATCGCGATATTGTAGAAATATTTGCTTTTTCGAAAGAACCCAATCCCAGCCGAGACTGGTTAAGCTTTGTAGTTACAGCAAAAGCGCGGACTCAGATAAAAAATTGGTTTTTATTAGCTGATCGTTCCGCAGAAGAGCAGCAGGGCAGAGAGTTACTCGATGAATATTTGACCAGTCAGAAGCACGCAACTTGGGGTGAATACAAGCTAGGACTACGCAAAGAGGTGATTAGGCGTATGAAGTATGATGATGAGGCTCAGCTTTTTACTGCTCTTGGTGAAGGTACATTCCAGCCAAGTGAAGTTTTACGAGAGTTATTATTTAAGTCATCGGTAATTCATCGGCGACCAAAATTTATGAATACTATAATACG is drawn from bacterium and contains these coding sequences:
- a CDS encoding bifunctional (p)ppGpp synthetase/guanosine-3',5'-bis(diphosphate) 3'-pyrophosphohydrolase — its product is MTMSAETGSLVAIRDMKRFTKKERTSIESAYRLAKKAHSGQKRKTGEAYISHPVAVAQILFSWQLDAPTVQSGLLHDVVEDTAVTLQEIEGEFGLDVARIVDGVTKISQMRDRRVELDSTRSLENIRKLLVAMAKDVRVILVKLADRLHNMRTIKALPHNKQIRIARETLDIYAPIADRLGMGDVKAELEDLAFAVLEPDKYRVLKKEAALKIARGRKALERVVPKIQEQLDSQDIEAKIEFRVKHLYSLHRKLVKYDNDFTRIRDLIAMRIITKEIEDCYRILGIIHSLYSPLPHYIKDYIAVPKPNGYQSVHTTVLGNRDIFEVQIRTALMHDYAEHGLAAHFHYDGQKNTQAYLSGGTPAISKKYKWVQNLLDWQEQLTDNSKLQEGFKLDLFNERIFVFSPKGDLYDLPRGATPVDFAFQIHTQLGLSCRGAKVNGRIASLEQPLENRDIVEIFAFSKEPNPSRDWLSFVVTAKARTQIKNWFLLADRSAEEQQGRELLDEYLTSQKHATWGEYKLGLRKEVIRRMKYDDEAQLFTALGEGTFQPSEVLRELLFKSSVIHRRPKFMNTIIRRARTARPVPLIPGIERQHISRAGCCAPRYPEEVVGFVSRLGVFRIHLKTCSEISRQLDRCVPAYWYYESSDHIRIFGLPEMTAGILRAISQHLHAFDAHASSIKETTQQQLVQFDVSLALVRMDKLPALLRALKRIPGVTAVEHSVSSKR